A part of Dermacentor variabilis isolate Ectoservices chromosome 10, ASM5094787v1, whole genome shotgun sequence genomic DNA contains:
- the LOC142559534 gene encoding ubiquitin-conjugating enzyme E2 Z-like yields MSTQWDPKMIENQEPSATCLLRVKQDIAEIKANPLPGIYVSPEEDDLTKFHAIVVGPSGTPYEGGFFQFFMKCPANYPMQPPRVRLMTTDAGRVRFNPNLYACGKVCLSILGTWPGPAWSPAQSVSSVLISIQSLLNEEPYYNEPGFAKGTSPIASKNYNDNIQHETIRVAVCDMVEACLQANPPCPPDLAGAVLKQFTESYGKYEEKVNSLIHFTGSNMAVAFLGFFTQKTTYQYGTLLTRLKDLKERVEKKHEAEVNANMDADFNAGVNVVVVNADANAGQ; encoded by the exons ATGTCGACTCAGTGGGACCCGAAGATGATCGAGAACCAGGAGCCCTCGGCCACTTGTCTCCTGAGGGTCAAACAGGACATCGCGGAGATCAAGGCCAACCCGCTGCCCGGAATCTACGTATCTCCCGAGGAGGACGACCTGACCAAGTTCCACGCCATCGTGGTGGGGCCGTCGGGCACGCCCTACGAGGGCGGCTTCTTCCAGTTCTTCATGAAGTGCCCCGCCAACTACCCGATGCAGCCGCCACGCGTGCGCCTGATGACCACGGACGCTGGACGCGTGCGATTCAACCCGAACCTCTACGCTTGCGGAAAG GTCTGCCTCAGCATCCTCGGCACATGGCCAGGACCCGCCTGGAGCCCGGCACAGAGCGTAAGCAGCGTACTGATCTCCATCCAGTCGCTGCTCAACGAGGAACCGTACTACAACGAACCTGGATTTGCGAAAGGAACGTCCCCCATCGCCTCTAAAAACTACAACGACAATATACAACACGAGACCATTAGAGTTGCCGTCTGCGACATGGTAGAAGCCTGCCTGCAGGCCAACCCTCCGTGTCCGCCGGACCTGGCGGGGGCCGTTTTAAAGCAGTTCACCGAGTCGTACGGCAAGTACGAAGAAAAAGTCAACAGCCTGATCCATTTCACTGGTTCCAACATGGCGGTGGCATTTCTAGGTTTCTTCACGCAGAAAACTACGTATCAGTACGGGACACTGCTGACGCGACTCAAGGACTTGAAGGAACGGGTGGAGAAAAAACACGAAGCCGAAGTGAATGCTAACATGGACGCTGATTTCAACGCTGGTGTTAACGTTGTCGTTGTTAACGCTGATGCCAACGCCGGACAATGA